The Gemmatimonadaceae bacterium genome includes a region encoding these proteins:
- a CDS encoding ferritin, whose amino-acid sequence MLISSTLAQAINTQIGNEMAASLQYYAIAAHFQKANLSLLATLFFKQADEEREHAQKLLHYVVDTKGDLRIPAVREPVHTFASAEAAVEAALNWEVEVTGQIRGLMDIAADERDYLAQGFLQWFVAPAARRRVNKGWTAPDRSIARTGDVGPRA is encoded by the coding sequence ATGTTGATCAGCAGCACGCTCGCACAAGCCATCAATACGCAGATCGGCAACGAGATGGCCGCCAGTTTGCAGTACTACGCCATCGCCGCGCATTTCCAGAAAGCCAACCTGTCGTTGCTGGCCACGCTGTTCTTCAAGCAGGCCGACGAAGAACGGGAGCACGCGCAAAAACTGCTGCACTATGTCGTCGACACCAAGGGAGACCTGCGCATTCCCGCCGTGCGGGAGCCGGTGCACACGTTCGCGTCTGCCGAAGCGGCGGTCGAGGCCGCGCTCAACTGGGAAGTCGAAGTCACGGGACAGATTCGCGGCCTGATGGATATTGCCGCTGACGAGCGCGACTATCTCGCGCAGGGGTTCCTGCAGTGGTTTGTGGCACCAGCAGCCAGGAGGAGGGTCAACAAGGGATGGACCGCCCCCGATCGCTCAATCGCGCGGACCGGGGATGTCGGGCCACGGGCCTGA
- a CDS encoding multicopper oxidase domain-containing protein has translation MTIPSRSRAATIGLMMALAACGRSANHAPVAVVPNDNRVAGGTRRGDTLVFALNATMGAWRPDTDVDSSVTVQAFAAPDGVPRIPGPLLRVATSTVVEIHVTNSLTDSTLVVHGLRPGTSGDDTLQVKAGESRTVHFVAGAPGTYLYWGRTSGDRMERSEGRDGPLAGAIVVDAAGVAPDTSERVFVITTLDVLPDTTRPEPQDDMFDLAVNGLSWPHTEALHYAVGDTVRWRWLNATGTPHPMHLHGFHFTALAKGDGRVDTTYAPDARRTEVTEYLSPGTTAQMRWQPTRAGNWLFHCHIVFHVIPFPVRPDSVRVSMADMHDASSHVTRSMSGLVMGIAVHERGATTTVSPTVGVIAKRLRLFAQQASGPAVDDTAHARGYALQQGPMPPKVDSINVPGPMLVLTRGQRTAITVINRLSEPTSVHWHGMELESYYDGVSGWSGADSRRAPMIAPGDSFVAVMTPPRAGTFMYHPHMEEEDQLSAGMFGPLIVMEPRERFDPATDLLFVIGDAILDGKRGATLNGARAATPLRLHVGTTYRLRFLNIGEAASGEAMLHTDSIPLRWRPRAKDGADLPATRRAEQASTLRKIGVENVTSPDTHAAAAGHA, from the coding sequence CCACCATCGGCCTCATGATGGCGCTTGCGGCATGTGGTCGGTCGGCAAATCACGCGCCCGTGGCAGTAGTGCCGAATGACAACCGGGTCGCGGGCGGCACGCGGCGTGGTGATACGCTGGTGTTTGCGCTCAACGCCACTATGGGGGCCTGGCGACCGGACACCGATGTGGACAGCTCAGTCACCGTGCAGGCGTTTGCGGCTCCCGATGGTGTGCCGCGTATTCCCGGCCCGCTGTTGCGTGTGGCCACAAGCACGGTGGTCGAGATTCACGTCACGAACAGCCTGACCGATTCCACGCTGGTCGTACACGGTCTGCGGCCTGGCACCAGCGGAGATGACACGCTGCAGGTGAAGGCCGGTGAATCGCGCACCGTGCATTTTGTGGCGGGCGCACCGGGCACGTACCTGTACTGGGGACGCACCAGCGGTGACCGGATGGAACGCTCGGAGGGACGCGACGGCCCGCTGGCCGGTGCCATCGTGGTGGACGCGGCCGGCGTGGCGCCGGATACGAGCGAACGCGTGTTCGTGATCACCACGCTGGACGTGTTGCCGGACACCACCAGACCCGAGCCGCAAGACGACATGTTCGATCTGGCCGTGAATGGTTTGTCGTGGCCGCACACCGAGGCGCTGCACTATGCCGTCGGTGACACCGTGCGCTGGCGTTGGCTCAACGCGACGGGGACCCCGCATCCCATGCACTTGCATGGGTTTCATTTCACGGCGCTGGCCAAGGGCGACGGCCGAGTCGACACCACCTACGCCCCCGACGCGCGCCGTACGGAAGTCACCGAATACCTTTCGCCGGGGACCACGGCACAGATGCGGTGGCAGCCCACACGGGCGGGGAACTGGCTGTTTCACTGTCACATCGTGTTTCACGTCATCCCGTTTCCCGTGCGACCCGATTCGGTGCGGGTGAGCATGGCCGACATGCACGACGCGTCGTCGCATGTCACGCGTTCGATGTCGGGACTGGTGATGGGGATTGCGGTGCACGAGCGCGGCGCGACGACAACCGTGTCGCCGACGGTGGGGGTGATTGCGAAGCGCCTTCGGCTGTTCGCCCAGCAGGCGTCGGGGCCGGCCGTTGACGACACGGCGCACGCGCGGGGATACGCGCTGCAGCAGGGCCCCATGCCGCCAAAGGTCGACTCCATCAACGTACCGGGGCCGATGCTGGTGCTCACACGCGGCCAACGCACCGCCATTACCGTGATCAATCGACTGTCAGAACCCACCAGCGTGCACTGGCACGGCATGGAGTTGGAGAGCTACTACGATGGCGTGTCGGGTTGGAGCGGTGCCGATTCACGGCGCGCGCCGATGATTGCCCCCGGCGATTCGTTTGTGGCCGTGATGACGCCGCCGCGGGCCGGAACATTCATGTATCACCCGCACATGGAAGAAGAAGACCAACTTTCGGCCGGCATGTTCGGGCCGCTGATTGTGATGGAGCCCCGTGAACGCTTTGATCCGGCAACGGATTTGTTGTTCGTGATTGGCGATGCCATATTGGACGGCAAGCGTGGCGCGACGTTGAATGGTGCGCGCGCTGCGACGCCACTGCGGTTGCACGTTGGGACCACCTATCGATTGCGTTTCCTGAACATCGGCGAAGCGGCCTCGGGCGAGGCGATGCTGCATACCGACTCGATCCCGCTGCGCTGGCGCCCGCGTGCCAAGGATGGCGCCGATCTGCCCGCCACTCGGCGCGCGGAGCAAGCGTCGACGTTGCGGAAGATCGGTGTTGAGAACGTGACTTCACCTGACACCCACGCGGCCGCTGCGGGCCATGCTTGA
- a CDS encoding ankyrin repeat domain-containing protein, giving the protein MSDTNDSPAGGPDFTLDNLRRQAKLLLKQARSGDPVLIARLRALLPRLASLDDATVQADIKLADIHHAVARKNGKSSWRELTAFMKRVDPIHVHGARFLLALRDHDTAHAKAMLDAHPELARYSIHCAAAVGNPSLVAAFLAKDVRLATSGFQPDGPEPLIYACHMGLQSLLGVTEIDRVRTVQLLLDAGASANAYIRVGDHGEAHIPALYFACVSDNVAVARLLLERGANPNDGESVYHAAEMNHRECLELLAAHGAELSAAHSQWGNTPLYFLAGYKESDHRCGTATLGMQWLLAHGANPNVLSHVNAGTDDPRGVAEAPLHRVASFGREVAVARMLVEHGAVVDLPRGDGKSAYALAMRTGNMGVATYLAECGANTAALTPVDRFLAACIGADEHAARAILATHPALMSELTAEDRQTLALAVERDREASVRLMFALGWVPSDEGEWGGTPLHWAAWHGRVNMVRVLLECGAPVNVRDRTYGSSPIAWASHGSTNARPGNDADYVAVTEMLLDAGATRAESYNKWGESPENMASTAVAQLLRARGFAG; this is encoded by the coding sequence ATGTCCGATACCAACGATTCGCCCGCTGGCGGGCCCGATTTCACGCTCGACAATCTGCGCCGTCAGGCCAAACTGCTGCTCAAGCAGGCCAGGAGTGGCGACCCGGTGCTCATTGCACGGCTGCGCGCGCTGCTGCCACGATTGGCATCGCTGGACGACGCCACCGTGCAGGCCGACATCAAGCTGGCGGATATCCATCATGCCGTAGCCCGCAAGAACGGCAAGTCCAGCTGGCGCGAGCTGACCGCGTTCATGAAGCGTGTCGATCCCATACATGTGCACGGCGCGCGCTTCCTGCTCGCGCTTCGCGACCACGACACCGCGCACGCCAAGGCCATGCTGGACGCGCACCCCGAACTGGCGCGCTACAGCATCCATTGCGCGGCCGCCGTCGGCAATCCGTCGCTGGTGGCAGCGTTCCTTGCGAAGGATGTGCGGCTTGCGACGTCTGGCTTTCAACCAGACGGTCCTGAACCGCTGATCTACGCCTGTCACATGGGGTTACAGTCACTGCTGGGCGTCACTGAGATCGATCGCGTGCGTACGGTGCAGCTGCTGCTCGACGCCGGCGCCAGCGCCAACGCATACATACGTGTTGGCGACCATGGCGAAGCACACATCCCCGCGCTGTACTTCGCCTGCGTGTCCGACAACGTCGCAGTCGCTCGGCTGCTGCTGGAACGCGGCGCCAACCCCAACGACGGCGAAAGCGTCTATCACGCAGCGGAAATGAACCACCGGGAGTGTCTGGAGCTGCTGGCGGCGCATGGCGCTGAACTCAGCGCCGCGCACTCGCAGTGGGGGAACACACCACTCTACTTCCTCGCCGGCTACAAGGAATCCGACCACCGCTGCGGGACCGCCACGCTGGGTATGCAGTGGCTGCTGGCACACGGTGCCAACCCGAACGTGTTGAGCCATGTGAACGCGGGAACGGATGACCCGCGCGGAGTGGCCGAAGCGCCGTTGCACCGCGTTGCGTCGTTTGGACGCGAGGTCGCCGTGGCCCGCATGCTGGTGGAACACGGGGCCGTGGTGGATCTGCCGCGCGGCGATGGCAAGAGCGCCTATGCGTTGGCGATGCGCACCGGCAACATGGGGGTGGCGACGTATCTTGCCGAATGCGGGGCGAACACCGCCGCGCTCACACCGGTCGATCGATTCCTGGCGGCATGCATCGGTGCCGACGAACACGCCGCACGCGCCATACTCGCCACGCATCCCGCGCTGATGTCGGAGTTGACGGCAGAGGATCGACAGACACTGGCGCTGGCCGTCGAACGCGACCGCGAAGCCAGTGTGCGACTGATGTTCGCGTTGGGATGGGTGCCGTCGGACGAAGGCGAATGGGGCGGCACCCCACTACACTGGGCCGCCTGGCACGGTCGCGTGAACATGGTGCGCGTGCTGCTCGAGTGTGGTGCACCAGTGAACGTGCGTGACCGCACGTACGGCAGTTCACCCATTGCCTGGGCATCGCATGGTTCGACGAACGCGCGTCCCGGGAACGACGCCGACTATGTCGCCGTTACGGAGATGCTGCTCGACGCCGGTGCAACCCGTGCCGAGTCGTACAACAAGTGGGGTGAGTCGCCGGAAAACATGGCCAGCACGGCGGTGGCTCAGCTGCTTAGGGCGCGTGGGTTCGCAGGGTAG